From Cherax quadricarinatus isolate ZL_2023a chromosome 74, ASM3850222v1, whole genome shotgun sequence:
TTTTATCACTGGTAGTGCCAGAATGATACACCATAATCACTGGTAGTGCCAGAGTGCCAGAATGATACGATTATCACTTTGCCAGAATGATCACTGGTAGTGCCAGAATGATACACTAATATCACTGGTAGTGCCAAAATAATACACCAATATCACTGGTAGTGCCAGAATGATACGCCATTATCACTGGTAGTGCCAGAATGATACACCATAATCACTGGTAGTGCCAGAATAATACACTAATATCACTGGTAGTGCCAAAATAATACACCAATATCACTGGTAGTGCCAGAATGATACGCCATTATCACTGGTAGAGTCAAAACGATTCACCAGTATCGCCTGTGATGCCAGAATGATCTCCACATAGGATCAGAGCACATTATTAAATACGAGACAGTCAAGTCATCCAAGCAGGAAGGACTCGattacttccccccccccacccttgccccctgccccctgccccctgccccctgccccccATGACACGGATTTGCTTTCTGTTCTCTGTAGCAACCAGAAACTGAGTGTCTTGGAGAACACAcatgtacaccgagaggtgtatagcCCTCGGCATAAATATATACACTAATCTCTATCTTGTTctcgactggtggtgaacaggtgacatacggccttaatgaccctcgtgtaggtgaTGGGCTTTAAATTCCGTTAACCGACCTATTATTCCAATCAATCATGGAAACTGACACTGTTGGAAATTGAGGctgggttgttttgcataatgatTTTTGTCACATGAGGTGCTATTGTTTATTTTTGATCCTGTGGCCGAGGCAGGGCAATACAGCCCCTGACGAGCTGTACTATACCCGAGGCAGGGCAAGACAGCCCTTGACGTGCTGTACTATACACGAGGCAGTGCAAGACACAGCCCCTGACATGCTGTACTATACACGAGACAGTGCAAGACACAGCCCCTGACGTGCTGTACTATACCCGAGGCAGGGCAAGACAGCCCCTGACGTGCTGTACTATACCCGAGGCAGGGCAAGACAGCCCCTGACGTGCTGTACTATACACGAGGCAGTGCAAGACACAGCCCCTGACATGCTGTACTATACACGAGGGAGTGCAAGACACAGCCCCTGACATGCTGTAATGTAGACAGCAGTGTCTGCTTACTCAGCTATGGAATATAACAGAAGCTTCCGCTATGGCGAGTCAGTGAGGAGCGACCGAGGCCTTGTTGGTCACATTCACTGATCGGATTGCATACTTCATGTTCGTGCATAATTTACTAATGCCTCACTCTTGTTTTAGAGTCCGTACGATGTATTCATGTCCTCTTAGTTAATAATGGTGCAAGCATTGGCCACATGCTTTCCAATGATTAAAGGGTCTTCAGGAAAAGGCAAGGATGTCATTGTTGATTTCAGCTGACTGCAGCGCCGATGACTGACGTCACTGTAAGATGTCTTGTTCTGATGATATGTACTAACTTCACCTGATTTGAGACAGAGTGAATTTTACGGGAATCCCTACaaattctgcacacacacacacacacacacacgcgcacaggcccaagagctgtgaatcgatccctacaaccacaattaggtgagtacacacatttggTAAATAGTTCTCACTAATAACATTTACTATAATACCGTCTCTTCTTACAGGATAGTTACTGTAGCACGGAGGGCTGGGACAGCTTCCGCCACAGTTACCAAGCACTTCACGGATGCAtgtcactggtggtgtgtgtCTTCGGCTCCGTTGCCAACGTTATCAACATGATTGTCCTCACAAGACGCTCTATGCTATCTCCCACCAATGCTGTCCTCACAGGCTTGGCGCTGACAGACCTCCTGGTGATGGTTGAGTACATCCCTTATACCATGCACCAATACGTGTGGCAGGGGCGATCTCTGGCCTCGCAGTACTCATGGGGATGGGCCGTCTTCGTGCTGTTCCACGCGCACTTCGCTCAAGTTTTCCACACCATCTCTATCTGGCTGACCGTCACTCTGGCCGTCTGGCGATACATAGCCATCGCCTTCCCTCAGAACAACACTACCTGGTGCTCCATGAGTCGAACTCTCACGGTTATTGTAGCCGCCTTCTTCTGCTCGCTAATCTGCAACATTCCCAACTACCTCAACTTCACCATTAGCAAGATGGAACACAAAGGGCAAACGCTGTATATTGTGGGTTTCAGCGACCTAGCACAGGCTCACGGAGGCTTAATGAAGAGCATAAACTTTTGGATCTATGCCGTCTTACTCAAGCTGCTTCCATGTGGGGCTCTTACTGGCCTCTCTTATGCTCTCATTCAGGAGCTATTACGTGCTGCGAGGCGGCGCACCCAGCTCATGAAAAGGAATTCATCGGGTCGAGGAACAGATGCCGGCCGACAAGCCGATCGCGTCACTAAGATGTTATTAGCCATTCTTGTTCTGTTTCTTGCTTCCGAAGTTCCACAAGGCATCCTTGGCCTTCTCACCGTTATTCCGGACTCTGGATTTTTCCCGTGTTATCAGAAGCTCGGAGAGATTATGGATATGCTGGTGCTCTTCAACAGTGCCATCAACTTCCTCTTGTACTGTTCCATGAGCCAGCAGTTCAGGGAAACCTTCAGAAACCTGTTTAAGTCTTGTTGCATGTCCGTACTGACACTCCCagcttccaggtatactcccagcTGGAAAGCCGTACCCTCAGTAGATTCAGGCCGCAACGCGAACAATACTTGTGTTACTCACGTCTGAACAAGTGTCTCAGAAATGATGCTGTATAAGACAGTGTTTGATTCCTTCTCTTCCTATAGAACCAAAGAGTGTTGTTCATCTCTCCATAGAACCACGAAACAATATTtgcttctcattgtatatactggGTTAACTTATTTCTTTATTTTATGTTAGAGTAATATTTTATGAGCGAAGGTAAAAGATAATGGTATGTCCCTCCCAAAACTTGACTGTGACAAGACAACATTCGTAATGAATCCAACTTAGTCTCTTTGTTGACACAATTGTGGATTGAGTAAAACCTTTCATACATGAAGTCCCAGCTTTTCTTATATATAACAATTAGTCTGTCTCATCTATTAATGTACCACAGAATATAGATTTAAACCGCAGCAATGTAATTTACAACAAACCCAAACTTTTGATCTGAAATACGACACCCACAGCACGGAGATTTTTTCTTTTATTCTTAAAAAACTGTGTTATTATGCTACTAATAATCAGCAAGGAAAATACACTAAGAATCATGTATACAGTCGTTTATAATTACCGTGGAAAcgagtgtcagtgtgtgtcagtgaaggaacTCGACGAGAGAGAAGCAACAGTGGTGGAGGTGCTACAGTCTGGGTTAATGTGGCAGTTATCACTCGTCTTGGTGATCCTCACTTCGAGACTGAACAACAACATTAATCTTATAATAACGTAAGAGTCTATGATAACCAGACTGTTGGTAGCATTGTTGCGATCTTAGTGTGATGTAAGTGGCTCAGAAAACTtgacaagatgaagaatgagacacttgtctgacatttggaaatctttagtGAGGAAACTTTTCGCTATCCAGTGACTTCAGtataatacagagaagaacaatGGAAGATgagaaagagtttgaggtaatcagtccctcagcctggagtcgatgtgttcagttcatcaatcttgattgatggactgaacacagacaaatatatatatatatatatatatatatatatatatatatatatatatatatatatatatatatatatatatatatatatgtgtgtgtgtgtgtgtgtgtgtgtgtgtgtgtgtgtgtgtgtgtgtgtgtgtgtgtgtgtgtgtgtgtgtgtgtgtgtgtgtgtgtgtgttatttgctTCCACTATACCTTATCTTATTATTTAAGGGCCTGGATTATTAATCTTGCACAATCTCTGCTCTTATCATAATCCTTTAGTTATTTAACCATTCTCTTTGTTTGTGCCTTcccgttttttttaattttgctttgGGTACACTATAGTAACTTTCATCTACCACCCGAGGCATGATACTGCGTTAGTTGTAGTGGCAAaactggtagtgattgtggtggtggtagtgattgtggtggtggtggtggtggtggtagtggtggtggtggtggtggtggtggggagtcaGATGTCCCCTACAGAGCCCAAGGAAGGACTCCAcactccccaacacactcactccccctcacactcCCCACAACAGACCAATAAAACTATTCTTTACAAACAAACGTTTTTCAGTACCCTTGAATCCTGCATCTAAACGTTATATTATGAACGTATCCTCCATGTGGAACATATGCAAATCTAATGTGAGTCCTGCGTTCCACGAGAAACTAATTGGCTCACAACTGGAGGGATCCAGGCTAGATTCCTAGGCAGAGACGCACGAGCTAGTCTCATTACAGCTGCTTCCTTGTTCACCCAGTAGCAAGTTACGTTGTTAGATCTTACGTTTAAGAAAACAGTCTTACAATCTCACCTGTCAAGAAGCAACATCTAATGTttataataaccataattttttaaggggtggaggggtaagccagtggaaggagtctgccagatgaccaaaagctctagctgcgGATCATTATACAACAAataccctcgtcaggaaacacttgtttccttgcaaactttacctaacctaacgctAGGTTGTATACACAGACCTTGAAGAACAGATACCAAACTACTGATGACACTCTAAGGCAAATATCTCACCAGACTCAACTTAACTGAGCGTTAGTTGAACTTTTCAAGGCAAGAAAAACTACAGATATGTAagtatacacaacactcactgtctGTATAAATTTAGTAAAATCCGAAAATTATTGAGAACGTCAAGAGCCAGAAAGAGTCGATAATTCATGTCTTAAAAAAATAGAATgattgatcccaaatctgcacactgacattACTCCCTCCCAGAACTGGAGGCTCCGTAGACAATGGAAAATGACCCAAATGTAAAGCAGTGGTGGAACGGGCACATTGTTATTAAATTTAAGGGGAAGAAGTAAGCCCGTTGGAGTCACACAACACCTGAGGAATGACAGGAAATCACGTTCgattcaaggaaggggaggacacatccagttccttggattaagagttcCAGCAAGTACGAAGAAAGACAACTCAGAAAAAGTGTgcagggaccaagactcttcaatgtCTTCCCTTATAAACAAGGGGAGAATTGCTAACAGAGTCCCTCAGgtaagtacctgaccagctgacctggtctgggaccgggggcCAGGTGATGACCAGAACACATCAACAGGTAAGTTGTTAACAAACCCTTAGACAACTGTTATAAGTAAACTGAGTTGCGATATAATGAGTAGCCTATAAATGAAGTAAcgtaggataacaactcttaaccTCTCAATAAACtgaagtaagataacagctcttagcttgtaaattaaCTGAGGAAGGATCACCAACTCTTGGTGAATTTAAAACACATACGGTTTATATTGTGATAAAACCAGTTGATGTTAAAGTTTAAGAGTGCTTTATTATGGCAGTAATGGCTTTTCAACATAGCATAGTGGCTTTACAAAATACCAAATGGTTTTACAACATGGCGCAGTAGCTTTACATTATAGTATGTGATTTACAAGATAGCATAGTGGCttcgatataatatatatatatatatatatatatatatatatatatatatatatatatatatatatatatatatatatatatatatatatatatatatatatatatatatatatatatatatatatatatatatatatatatatatatatatatatgtataaaagggGAAAACGTACGCTATCGTTCCCCAGATGGCTCTTGGAGATCCTCACTTGATTCAGACGATGAGTTTAGCCGGTATGAGGTAGACAGATCATCAGGGGAGGTGAAGGTCCACAGTCTGCCTATAAGGGAGTCACAGGAGTCTGCCGATGCTACACTCGGTGAGGGAGAGGTATCCCGTGCTTCTCTCACCGCCTCTAATTCCTTCTTTTGCCTTTCAGTTGTTTCGTCTATCATGTAGTTTCCGGTTGAACCCATCTGCTGCAGCTGAAGTTTTGGCATCTATTAAAAAATAATAAGGGTTACTGTGGACTCAGTCTTAATTTGATAAAGGACAAAAAGGCGAAATGAACGACTCTCAAATTAATAGATAGGAGATTGGTATGACGGTGTTAGGTAGTGCAAATATTAATATATAGTATTAAATGATTTTTAAATGATATAGAAGTGAAGCAGAGAAATTATTTGCTAGAAATGAAGGAAGTATACCTTCTTGAGGGACGTAACAGTCAAGACGCCGTCTGGGGACGTCACAGCTGACAACATCTCAGCATCTGATTTCATCTCAGCATCTCCTGACTTCACCTGAGCAACTCCTCGGAGAAGTACATGACCCAGGAGTCTCTTAAAGAGTTCCGTGCTGTGTTTATCATTTTTCTCGGAGAACAGATCTGTGTCATCAAGGAACAGATCTCTCTCACTGAGCACATCGGAGATCCGTTCATCGTTTGTGAAGTCACATTCGTCTAAAATAAACTGTAAAAAATAGTTTATTAACTTCTTTTGAGCTAAGTAATTTTAAAATACTCATCAATTAAGTattttgggtattttaaatcattacataCTTCATAAATCTTAAAAATTTCTTCACCTATGAACTTTTGGCTGCAAATACacaaagctctcaaaaatatGGATGAGAATACAAAAAGATTAACTCTTAGTTAATAAATGTTTCTAAACCAGGAATAATTCTAATTTAAAATGGTTAGAGGTTCACAGTTAAGCCACAATTCACATAAGCTTTATAGCAAGAGCTGTCAGCTATGCTGTCAGTGTGTTTTGTGTAACATTGTACAAGCCTTAAAATTTGTTGCGTTATTGGTTAGTTTAAGATACATGTACAatagttgggtgtctttattgttgaaacgtttcgcctacatagtaggcttcttcagtcacttcatatcgttccagacatggagctgaactcttctacaggctgagggactgaccacctcaaata
This genomic window contains:
- the LOC128700145 gene encoding G-protein coupled receptor dmsr-1-like is translated as MTVEVYTIEAAGGSGAAGAFAIMSVLVNTTTTTTTTTTTFPPTSNTDYLLDQNNATDNITTHANSDSYCSTEGWDSFRHSYQALHGCMSLVVCVFGSVANVINMIVLTRRSMLSPTNAVLTGLALTDLLVMVEYIPYTMHQYVWQGRSLASQYSWGWAVFVLFHAHFAQVFHTISIWLTVTLAVWRYIAIAFPQNNTTWCSMSRTLTVIVAAFFCSLICNIPNYLNFTISKMEHKGQTLYIVGFSDLAQAHGGLMKSINFWIYAVLLKLLPCGALTGLSYALIQELLRAARRRTQLMKRNSSGRGTDAGRQADRVTKMLLAILVLFLASEVPQGILGLLTVIPDSGFFPCYQKLGEIMDMLVLFNSAINFLLYCSMSQQFRETFRNLFKSCCMSVLTLPASRYTPSWKAVPSVDSGRNANNTCVTHV
- the LOC128700149 gene encoding uncharacterized protein; the protein is MAIVHNDIVHSLRAFSSFKVNDFIDRCEEDLFRFRLPLLREGLFSHDSFFANVRQIIDDALREMLMAWDDFEHLRKKHRDATFRLSSSILRYTQLRSLGRKQDSYGASTEDVEREFILDECDFTNDERISDVLSERDLFLDDTDLFSEKNDKHSTELFKRLLGHVLLRGVAQVKSGDAEMKSDAEMLSAVTSPDGVLTVTSLKKMPKLQLQQMGSTGNYMIDETTERQKKELEAVREARDTSPSPSVASADSCDSLIGRLWTFTSPDDLSTSYRLNSSSESSEDLQEPSGER